GTACGCCAACTCCAGCATATCCAGCTCTTCGTCCGAAGGTTCATCAGGAAGACTGTCATACACATCCTTAGGAAAAATTAAGTGACACGTGCTGCACGTCAGTGTTCCTTCGCAGGCTCCTGTTCAAGATGGAAAATACAGATGGATCTTGTCAAACTTGTGCGTAATTATTAAGgacaaaaacattttgtagATATAAAATGTTCATACCGTAACCATCCAAGTCGAGGTCATTGTTCACAACAATATCTAAAATACTGTCTCCAACTTTCCCCTTTGCCTTTATTCTCTCTCCATTGGCTTTAACAAATGTTATAGTGACCCtgaataagagagagagagagaaatacagtatttatctattttttgtacttatcATTTGTCTAGATCGCTTCACTAATAAGTCTATTTTTAACTTAAGTATTCACGAGTTAATAATTCTTAGCAAggtgaattttaattgacCGTTCACTAAAGTTGCTCAAGTTAGACATAATCCTAtccagaaatttatatatttgttcattTAAACGCACATATCTAAAAGATTTCTCGCGATACcagagatcttttttttagCAGACGTTTCACAAGGCGTTTCTTGACATTTTCAAAAGGAGAAAGttgttaataacatttaacaGCACTAATCTTACTAATTGTTTTAACGCTACACCCGGTGTCAAGTAGAAGGCGACTAAGAGTGACTTTGATCGAACTCCTCTGATTATCAGCAATTAACATGAACAGAATTGAcaattttttgctaatttcACCCAACATATGAGAAGAGATTGAGATGAGGGGGACGATGAATTGTACAATTAGAAATTTCATTGTCAACTAATCAAACTGAATCAAACTGATCACCGACTGATTAAGTTGACCCAAATTTGATCAAAGTTACCTAAAGCTTCGAGCACTTCTGACCGCGAGAGAACCGATCAGTATCAATGTTTGAATTTTGTCTACTCACTCCTTGTTCTTGGAGAGCGGTTGCATGTTGGATGTGGCTCTCGCGATCATCACTTGACTAGGCATGACTCTGCGCGCGTAATTTGTTCCCAGGACGGAAAATGATCGCAGTCCTCGCATTAGTGCCATTGTTCAATGTCGAGCATCAAATCGCTCGCGCGGATGTCAAAAACGAGCGTGTTACTATTCCGGTTATTCGGGGGACGGCGTCGAGCAGCGCTGACGAGAACGTGACCGGACCGCGAAATCGCACAATCGTCCGTGTTTGGTGAAACCCGGGGATAAAGTGATGAATTTGCGAATTGCGGGACACGTTGCAGGATTGTAGCGCGGGTTTATCTCTCTCGGTCGTCGGTCCTCGCTCCGCTCGCACGCCGTCCCGGTCCTGGCGAGCGTGACAATTCGACGTGAATCGTATTGTGAGCGTTGTGACTTGTGACGCCAAGCGCACGACAactcgtcgtcctcgtcgatCCTCCCGGTCCCCGGATCCGCCTCCGGCAGTTTCCCCGCATCGCGAACAATCACGAATTGGAGTATTGGGTTGGGGACGCAGGGGAAGGAGTAAGGACAAATGTCTCCGAACAGTGACTTCTATGCGCATGCGTGATCTACGTCACTTGAATGCTGAACCATGCTGAACTGAAC
This genomic stretch from Temnothorax longispinosus isolate EJ_2023e chromosome 9, Tlon_JGU_v1, whole genome shotgun sequence harbors:
- the Fdx2 gene encoding adrenodoxin-like protein 2, mitochondrial, with protein sequence MALMRGLRSFSVLGTNYARRVMPSQVMIARATSNMQPLSKNKEVTITFVKANGERIKAKGKVGDSILDIVVNNDLDLDGYGACEGTLTCSTCHLIFPKDVYDSLPDEPSDEELDMLELAYERYETSRLGCQIIMTEKLDGIEVRVPATINDARQT